CGCCCCCTAGGATTGGGCCCAAACCACACACTCACTCACTCCACCCCTGAGGAACGCCGCATGCCTGGCATCACGCGCGAGGAGGTCGCCCACCTCGCCCGGCTGGCGCGTCTGGAGCTGAAGCCCGAAGAGCTCGAACACTTCGCGGGACAGCTGGACGACATCATCGGCGCGGTCGCCCGCGTCAGCGAGGTCGCCGACCAAGACGTACCGCCGACCTCGCACCCGCTCCCGCTGACCAACGTCATGCGGGCGGACGAGGTCCGTCCGTCGCTCACCCCCGAGCAGGCGCTCTCCGGCGCCCCGGCCCAGGAGCAGCAGCGTTTCAAGGTGCCGCAGATCCTGGGGGAGGACTAGAAAGTCATGACGGACAACGTCACCATCATCAAGCTCACCGCCGCCGAGACCGCCGCGAGGATCGCCTCCGGCGAGCTCACGGCCGTCCAGGTCACCGAGGCCCACCTCGCGCGCATCGAGGCCGTCGACGAGAAGGTGCACGCCTTCCTGCACGTCGACCGTGAGGGCGCGCTCGCCCAGGCCCGCGCCGTCGACGCCAAGCGCGAGCGGGGCGAGAAGCTCGGACCCCTCGCCGGCGTTCCCCTCGCGCTCAAGGACATCTTCACCACCCAGGGCATCCCGACGACCGTCGGCTCGAAGATCCTGGAGGGGTGGATTCCGCCGTACGACGCCACCCTCACCAAGCGTCTGAAGGCCGCCGACGTCGTCATCCTCGGCAAGACCAACATGGACGAGTTCGCCATGGGGTCCAGCACCGAGAACAGCGCGTACGGGCCCACCGGCAACCCCTGGGACCTCACCAAGATCCCCGGCGGGTCGGGCGGCGGCTCCTCCGCCGCGCTGGCCTCCTTCCAGGCGCCCCTGGCCATCGGCACCGACACCGGCGGCTCCATCCGCCAGCCGGCCGCCGTCACCGGCACGGTCGGCGTGAAGCCGACGTACGGGGCGGTCTCCCGCTACGGCATGGTCGCCTTCTCCAGCTCCCTCGACCAGGGTGGGCCCTGCGCCCGCACCGTCCTGGACGCGGCGCTGCTCCACGAGGTCATCGCCGGGCACGACCCGCTGGACTCCACCTCCATCGACGCCCCGGTCCCGCCGGTCGTCGAGGCCGCCCGCAACGGCAGCGTCGAAGGCATGCGCGTCGGCGTCGTCAAGCAGTTCCGCGGCGAGGGCTACCAGGCCGGCGTCATCCAGCGGTTCGACGAGTCCGTCGCACTGCTGAAGGAACTGGGCGCCGAGATCGTCGAGCTGGACTGCCCGTCCTTCGACCTCGCCCTGTCGGCGTACTACCTCATCGCCCCGTCCGAGTGCTCGTCCAACCTGGCCCGCTTCGACGGCCTGCGCTACGGCCTGCGGGCCGGCGACGACGGCACCCGTTCGGCCGAGGACGTCACCTCCCTCACCCGTGAGGCGGGCTTCGGCCCCGAGGTGAAGCGCCGCATCATCCTCGGCACGTACGCCCTGAGCTCCGGCTACTACGACGCGTACTACGGCAGTGCCCAGAAGGTCCGCACGCTCATCACGCGCGACTTCGAGAAGGCCTTCGAGCAGGTCGACGTGATCGTGTCGCCCACGACGCCGACCACCGCCTTCGCGATCGGCGAGCGCGCCGACGACCCGATGGCGATGTACCTGGCCGACCTGTGCACCATCCCGACCAACCTGGCGGGCAACGCGGCCATGTCGCTGCCCTGCGGTCTCGCCCCGGAGGACAACCTCCCGGTCGGCCTGCAGATCATCGCCCCGGCGCTGAAGGACGACAGGCTGTACAAGGTCGGGGCCGCCGTCGAGGCCGCCTTCGTGGAAAAGTGGGGTCACCCGCTCCTCGAGGAGGCACCGTCGCTGTGAGTGCACTGAACAAGGCCAAGGGCTTCAAGAAGTCCCGGTCCGGCACGTACCTGTCCATGGCCACCACCGCCTTCGGCGCGCTGAGCGTCGCCAAGCAGATCAAGCGGGCCCGGGCCGAACAGGACACGCTGCGGCTGGTCGACGCCGCCGTCTCCGCGGCCGCGATCGTCACCGGCCTGGCCATCCTGTACCGCGAGCTGAAGCGGCTGGGCGACGACGACGTCCTGCTGGGCTGAGAGGGAAGTTTCACCGTGACCACCACGACCGACCTGGTGTCGTACGAGGACGCGCTGACGTCCTACGACCCCGTCATGGGCCTCGAGGTCCATGTCGAACTCGGCACCAGGACCAAGATGTTCTGCGGCTGTTCGACCGAGCTGGGCGCCGAGCCCAACTCGCAGACCTGCCCCACCTGCCTCGGCATGCCCGGCGCGCTCCCGGTCGTCAACGCGATCGGCATCGAGTCGGCGATCAAGATCGGTCTCGCGCTGAACTGCGAGATCGCCGAGTGGTGCCGCTTCGCCCGGAAGAACTACTTCTATCCGGACATGCCGAAGAACTTCCAGACCTCCCAGTACGACGAGCCGATCGCCTTCAACGGCTACCTCGACGTCCAGTTGGAGGACGGCGAGACCTTCCGCGTGGAGATCGAGCGCGCCCACATGGAGGAGGACACCGGCAAGTCGCTGCACGTCGGCGGCGCCACGGGCCGTATCCACGGCGCGTCCCACTCCCTGCTGGACTACAACCGCGCCGGCATCCCGCTCATCGAGATCGTCACCAAGCCGATCGAGGGCGCGGGCGAGCGCGCTCCCGAGGTGGCGAAGGCCTACGTCCGTGAGCTGCGCGAGCTCATCAAGGCGCTCGGCGTCTCGGACGCGCGCATGGAGATGGGCCAGATGCGCTGCGACGTGAACCTGTCGCTGCGCCCGCACGGCCGCGAGAAGTTCGGCACCCGGAGCGAGACCAAGAACGTCAACTCGCTGCGTTCCGTGGAGCGTGCGGCCCGCTTCGAGATCCAGCGGCACGCGGCCGTGCTGAACGACGGCGGCACGATCATCCAGGAGACCCGCCACTTCCACGAGGACACCGGGTCGACGACCTCGGGCCGCGTGAAGGAGGAGGCCGAGGACTACCGGTACTTCCCGGAGCCCGACCTCGTGCCGATCGCCCCGCCTCGCGCGTGGGTCGAGGAGATCCGCGCCGGGCTGCCGGAACTGCCGCTGATCCGCCGGGGCCGGCTGCTCGCCGAGTGGGGCATCACCGCCACCGACATGCAGTCGATCCTCAACGCCGGCGCGCTGGACCTGATCGTCGCCACGATCGACGCCGGCGCCGATGCCGGCTCCGCCCGCAAGTGGTGGATGGGCGAACTGGCGCGCAGCGCCAACGAGTCCGCCACGTCGCTGGACGAGCTGGCCATCACGCCCGAGCAGGTCGCCCGGGTCACCGCGCTGGTGAACGCCGGCGACCTGAACGACAAGCTGGCCCGTCAGGTCATCGAGGGCGTCCTCGCGGGCGAGGGCACCCCGGACGAGGTCGTCGAGAAGCGCGGGCTGAAGGTCGTCTCCGACGAGGGCGCGCTCACCACCGCCGTCGAGGAGGCCATCGCCGGCAACCCGGGCATCGCCGACAAGATCCGCGGTGGCAAGCTGGCCGCGGCCGGCGCTCTGGTCGGCGCCGTGATGAAGGCCACGCGCGGGCAGGCCGACGCGGCCCGCGTCAAGGAACTCATCCTGGAGAAACTGGGCGTCAGCGAGGGCTGAGGCCCGCGAGATCCCCGCAGGGGTGCACCGAACACCGGTGCACCCCTTTCTCGTGTTCCCGCGTTCCGGGCCCGACGCGCTACGCTCGCCCGCCATGAGTGCACGAACCGACTCCGACCCCCACAGCGACATAGACGAGGACCCGGACGAGGAGTACGGCACCGAGGACGCCCGGCGGGCCCGCTGGACGGCGACCGGCACCGGAGCGCTGCTCACCCTCGCCGGCCTCGCCGCGTCCCTCCTGCGCCTCACCGGCTCCGCCCCGGCCCTCGTCCCGGCGGCCTACGCCCTCGGCGGCGCCGTCTGTGCCTTCGCCGCCCTTCTGGGCGCCCGCGGCCGCACCCGGCGTGCGCTGTGGCTGCTGATCGCCGGGGTGATGGTGATGGCGTTCGGCGATCAACTGGACTGACCTGTGCCCGGCACTGACACGTGCCCGACGTGGCCTGACACCGTGGCCGTTATTGTCCTGTGATCTGTCTCCCACTCCTGTGAAAAGACCCACGAACGCATCAAACGATCTTTCGCGCCTGTCACAGTGGGCTCGCATCGCTCATACGTTCTTTGCGGGCTCATCAGTTCAAGCACGGCTGTTCCCGGTCAAAGATCCACAATTCAGCCCCCGGGAGCGCGTCCGTGGCAGCCCTCGCACGTTGGTGTGTACGCAACCGCCTCGTCACGATCCTGCTCTGGCTCCTCGCCCTCGGGGGCACCGCCACCGCCGCCGTCGTCACCGGCACCGCCTACTCCAACGACTACGAGGTCCCCGGCACCGAGTCCGGCCGCGCCACCCGGTTGCTGACGGACGGCTTCCCGGATCTCGGCGGCGACACCGACACCGTCGTCTGGCACACCGCCTCCGGCACCGTCCGCGCCGCCGCCGTCGAGCAGACCATGACCCGCACCCTGGAGAAGATCGCCGACCTGCCCGGCGTCGCCTCCGTCGCCGGCCCCTACGACGACCAGGGCAGCGCCCGGATCAGCAAGGACGGGCACACGGCGTACGCCACCGTCGTCTTCGAGGACCGCGCCGAGGACATCGACAAGGCCGAGGCGCAGGCCGTCGTCGACACCGCCGAGGCCGCCGGGAGCGACGGGCTCCGGGTCGAGCTGGGCGGCGGCGCGATCGCGCTCACCGAGCCCTCCGGCGGGCATCTCGCCGAGATCGTCGGCGTGGTCGTCGCCGCGCTCGTGCTGTTCCTGGCCTTCGGGTCGCTCGCCGCCTCGCTGCTGCCCATCGCCACCGCGCTGGTCGGCGTCGGCACCGCGTACGCCGGGATCGTGCTCCTCGGGCACGCCATGACCGTCGCCGACTTCGCGCCCATGCTCGGCATGCTCATCGGGCTCGGCGTCGGCATCGACTACGCGCTGTTCATCGTCACCAGGCACCGGCGCGGCCTGAAACGCGGCCTCACGGTCGCCGAGGCCGCCACCAACGCCGTCGCCACCACCGGACGCGCCGTCGTCTTCGCGGGCGCAACGGTGTGCATAGCGCTGCTCGGCATGCTGATCCTGCGCCTGAGCTTCCTCAACGGCGTGGCGATCGCCGCCTCCCTCACGGTCGTCCTCACCGTCGCCGCGTCGGTCACGCTGCTGCCCGCCCTGCTGTCCCGCATCGGCCTGCGCGCCCTCAGCCGCCGCGAACGCCGCCGGCTCGCCGAACACGGGCCCCAGCCGGAGCTGCCGACCGGGCTCGCCGCCCGCTGGTCGGCGTTCGTCGAGCGCCACCCCAAGCTGCTGGGCACGCTCGCCCTCGTCGTCATCGCAGTCCTCGCCCTGCCCACCTTCTCCCTCCGCCTGGGCACCTCCGACCAGGGCAACGCCCCGCAGTCGGCCACGACCCGCCAGGCCTACGACCTCCTGGCCGACGGTTTCGGCGCGGGTGTCAACGGCCCGCTGACCCTGGTGACCGGCGTCCAGGGCGCCGAGGACCGGCTCGCCCTCGACAACCTCGACACCGCCCTGCGCACCACCGAGGGCGTGGCGTCGGTGACACCGGTGACCTTCGACTCCGACGGGCACACCGCGTACCTCACCGTCGTACCGGAGTCCGCCCCGCAGTCGCAGCGCACCAGCGAACTCGTCGACCGGCTGCGCACCGAGGTGCTGCCGCGCGCCGAGGCCGGCACCTCCCTCGACGTGCAGGTGGGGGGCGTGACGGCGGGCTACGACGACTTCGCGGACGTCATCGTCGGCAAGCTGCCGCTGTTCGTGGGCGTCGTCATCGGCCTGGGCTGTCTGCTGCTCCTGCTCGCCTTCCGGTCCGTCGGCATACCGCTGAAGGCCGCCGTGATGAACGTCGCCGCCGTGGCCGCCGCGTTCGGGATCGTCGTGGCCGTGTTCCAGTGGGGCTGGGGGAGCGAGCTGCTGGGCCTCGGCCGCGCGGGGCCCATCGAGCCCTTCCTCCCCGTGATCATGGTGTCGGTCCTCTTCGGCCTCTCCATGGACTACCAGGTCTTCCTGGTCAGCCGGATGTACGAGGAGTGGCTCGAGACCGGCGACAACCGGCGCGCCGTCCGCGTGGGCCTCGCCGAGACCAGCCGGGTGATCAACTCCGCCGCGGTCATCATGATCTCGGTCTTCCTCGCCTTCGTCCTCAGCGGCGACCGGGTGATCGCCATGTTCGGCATCGCGCTCGCCGCCGCCGTAGCCCTCGACGCCTTCGTCCTGCGGACGCTGCTGGTGCCCGCGCTCATGCATCTGCTCGGCGGCGCCAACTGGTGGCTGCCCGGCTGGCTGGAGAAGCGGCTGCCGCGCATCAGCATCGAACCGCCCGAGTGCCGCGTTGCCCATGAGAGGCTCGCCGAGGTAGTGACGGCGGAGGCACTGGAGAAGGAGCCGCGGGCGGATGTACGCGATATCGCTGGGTGACGACGGAGCCGAACTGCGCCCCCTGGAGCCCTGGCACGCCGAGGAGTTCCTCGCGCACCTGGAGCGCGGCCGGGAGTTCATCAACCAGTACGTCCCCTTCGGCGCCCAGGCCACCGACGTGACCGGCGCGCGCGAGGTGCTCCAGCGGTACGCCGACATGCGCGCCGCCGACACCGGCTCCCTGCACGGCCTGTGGCTGGACGGCACGCTCGTGGGCGGCGTGCTCTTCCTGAACTTCGACGCCGCGAACGCGAACTGCGAGGTCGGCTGCTGGCTGGAACCGGCCGGCAGCGGGCGCGGTCTGGTCAGCCGGGCGATCCGGGTGCTGATCGACTTCGCCGTCGACCGGCGCGGGATCCAGCGGATCGAGTGGTGCGCGTCGGCGGGGAACACGCCCAGCCTGAACGTCGCCCGGCGGCTGGGGATGACCCGCGACGGCGTACGCCGGCAGGCCTACCCCTATCGTGGGGTGCGGCACGACCTCGAAGTGTGGTCCGTGCTGGCCCAGGAGTGGCGCGACGCACGCGCGCGCGGCGCTCACAACGATCATTAAGGGACCTCTCAGAGAGCGTCCGTACGGTGCGAGGTATGGGAACCAAGACTGTTGACGAGGCCGGCGCCGAGCCCGGCACCGAGGCGAAGACCGACGAGGAGAAGGTGGACGTCACCAAGACCGCCGCCACGGACGAGGTGACCGAGGAGGCCACGGACTCCGAGGACGACGCCGACGAGCTCGTCGCCGAGGACGAGGACGAGGAGGCCACCGTCGTGGCCGGCTCCACCGGCGTCGGCCAGGGCGCGGGCGCCGTCGTCGCCGCCGTGCTCGGCTTCGTGTCGCTCACCGGCAGCTGGATCGGCACCGTCGCCGGGGCCCGCCAGACCCTCGTCGGCCAGTTGCAGACCGCGTCGACCGCGAGCGTCGCCCAGCAGATCGACGCGGTCTACGGCAACGCCTGGCAGACCACCGCGCTGTGGGCCGGCCTGTTCGCGCTGGCCGCGCTGGTCACCGGCGTCGTCGTGCTGGCCCGCCCGGCCTTCGGCAGCACCGCCCGGCCGCAGGCGCCCTGGATCAAGTCGGTCTCCTGGGCCGGCGTCGCGCTCGGCGTCATCGGCCTGCTCCTGGCCGTCCTCAAGTACACCGACGCGCTGCTCGGCCTGCCCTCCGCAAGCTGAGTCACCGCAGGTCACGAGGGGCCTCAGACCGACCGTAAGCACCTTACGGCCGACCTGAGGCCCCTCAGCCGCGTCTAAGGCACCCCCCGTCGCCGAAGATACGGAACTCTCCCGATGCGGCGGCCCCCGCCGGGAGACGAAGGTGAAGTCACTGCACCCGGCATCGCAGCAAGCGAGGCCGAAAGCCCACCTTCCCCAGGGGACATCCACCATGTACGAGTACGAGCTCCAGCAGGCCCGTTCCGCCGAACTGCTCCGCCAGGCCGAACACGAGCGCCTCGCCCGCGAGGCCGTCCGCGGCCGTCGCGCCGCCCGCCGCGAAGCCGCCGAACGCGCCACCGCCCAGCGGTCGGACGGCGGCGCCGAGAACGACTCGCATACCCACCGTCCGCGTCGGCTCCGGTTCGCCCGCGCGGCGTGAAGACCGGGGCGGGGACGGGCGACCGCACGAGGGTCGGCCCCCCTCCCGCCGGGGCCGCGGCGATATCCACTGGGCCCTCCGCACACCCGCGTGCGATGCTCGCCCCCGTGCAGACCAGGTCCGTCAGTCCCGTCTTCGTCGGTCGCGCCGACGAGCTGAACACCTTGAACGCCGCGCTCTCCCGTGCCGCGGCGGGAGAGCCGCAGGCGCTGCTCATCGGGGGCGAGGCCGGGGTCGGCAAGACCAGGCTCGTCGAGGAGTTCGCCGCGGCCGCCCGCCGTCAGGGCGCCGTCGTCGCGCTCGGCGGCTGCGTCGAGATCGGCGCCGACGGCCTGCCCTTCGCCCCGTTCTCCACCGCCCTGCGCGCCCTGCGCCGCGCCCTGCCGGACGAACTGGCCGCCGCCGCGACCGGCCAGGAGGAGGAACTCGCCCGGCTGCTCCCCGAACTGGGCGAGACCCTCACCGCCCGGGGCTCCGGCCGCCCCGAAGAGGAGGGCATGGCCCGCCTCTTCGACCTCACCGCCCGCCTCCTGGAACGAGTCGCCGCCGGCCGTACCCTCGTCGTCGCCCTGGAGGACCTGCACTGGGCCGACGCCTCCACCCGCCACCTCCTCTCCTACCTGCTGCGCACCCTGCGCACCGGCCGGCTCGTCGTCCTCGCCACCTACCGCGCCGACGACATCCACCGCCGCCACCCGCTGCGCCCCCTGCTCGCCGAACTCGACCGGCTGCGCACCGTCCAGCGCCTCGAACTCGCCCGCTTCACCCGCGCCGAGACCGGCCGCCAGATCGCCGGCATCCTGGCCCGCGAACCCGGCCCCGACCAGGTCGACGCCATCTTCGAACGCTCCGACGGCAACGCCTTCTTCGTCGAGGAACTCGCCGTCGCCGCCCACGAGGGCTGCCGCACCGGCCTCCCCGACACCCTGCGCGACCTGCTGCTCGTCCGCGTCGAGGCGCTGCCCGAGAGCGCGCAGACCGTCGCCCGGATCGTCGCCGAGGGCGGCTCCACCGTCGAGTACCGGCTGCTGGACGCCGTCGCCCGGCTCACCGAGGACGACCTCATCGAGGCCCTGCGCGCCGCTGTGGGCGCCAACCTCCTGCGCGCCACCCCCGACGGCGACGGATACCGCTTCCGGCACTCCCTGGTCCGCGAGGCCGTCGGCGACGACCTGCTCCCCGGCGAACGCGCCCGCCTCAACCGCCGCTACGCCGAGGCCCTGCAGGCGGACCCGACGCTCGTCCCCGCCGACGAACGCGTCATGCGGCTGGCCAGCTACTGGTACCACGCCCACGACCCGGCCAAGGCCCTCCCCGCCGTCCTGGACGCCTCCGTCGAGGCCCGCTCCCGGCGCGCCTACAGCGAACAACTGCGGCTCCTGGAACGGGCGATGGAGCTGTGGGAGGCCGCGCCCGAGGAGGTACGGGCCGCCCTGCGCCCCGTCGACTACACGGAGGCCTATCCCCCCTGCGGCTGCGATCCGGCCACCACACCGCTGCGCTACCTCGACCTCATGGCCGAGGCCGCCGTCGCGGGCCGCTACTGCGGGGAACGCGAACGCGCCCTGAAGATCACCAAGCGGGCGCTGTGCCTGCTGGAGAACGAGGACGACGCTCCCCCTGGCTCTCAACTGCGTTCGAGCCGGGGGGACCCCCAGCGCGCCGCCTGGTTCTGGGTGCAGCGCTCCCGGCTGGTGCACTCCCTGGGCCGGGGCAGTGGCCGCGAGGAGCTTGCCACCGCCCAGGACCTGGTACGCGGTATGCCGCCCAACGAGGTGCATGCCGAGGTGCTCACGCACATGGCCAACTGGTCGATGGTTCACGACCCCGGTCCCGAGGCCTACCAGGCCGCCGAGCGGGCCGTGGAGTATGCCCGCATGGTCGGCGCCCGCGAGACCGAGCTCAACGCCCGTCAGATTCTCGGTGTCTTCATGGTCGACGCCGGCCACATCGAGGCCGGCCTCGCGGAGCTGCACGAGGTCAGGGAACAGGCGCTCGCCGAGGTCACCCCCTCCGTCGCGCTGAACGCCTATGTCAACCTCCCCTCCGAACTGGAGGGGATCGGCCGCTCACGGGAGGCCGTGCCGATGCTGGAGGAGGGCCTCGCCTTCGCCAAGCTGCACGGACCGCCCGACTCCGAGGCCTGGGTGTGGGGCAACCTCGCCGAGTCCCTGCTCTCCCTGGGCCGCTGGGACGAGGCCGACCGCGCCTGCGCCGCCGCCGGACGGATGGGCCAGGGCGCGGCGGTCCGAGGCGTCCACGCCACCCTCCGCGCCGAACTCGCCCTCGCCCGCGGCGACCTCACCGACGTCGACCGTCAACTGAGCTCGGCGCAGGGCTACTTCAGCTCCCACGAGCACGCCCCCCACCATCTCCCTCTCATCCGCCTCGCCATCGGACTCGCCGCGGCCCAGGGCCGCCCCCTGGATGTCCGCGCCCACCTTGCACGCGTCCTCGACCGGGACTTCCCGCCCGGCGCCCAGCGCTACGCCTGGCCGCTGCTGCTCGCCGCCGCCTCCGCCGAGGGCGACGCCCGCGCGACTCCTGCCGCCGAGCCCGGCCGCGCCGACCTCCTCGACCGCCTCCGCACGGCCGCGAAGCAGCTCGCCACGAGCGCCCCCGTCTGGCAGGCCCACGAGCGCTGGGTCCGCGCCGAGCTCCTGCGCGCCGAGGGCCGCACCGACCCCGACGACTGGTCCGAGGTGGTCGCCGCCTTCGAACGCCTGGAACGCCCCTACGACCTCGCCCGCACCCGCCACCGCCTGGCCGAGGCCCTGCTCTCAGCCGACGGCGGCGACGACGGACGTGACCGGGCCGCCGAGCTCCTCCGCCTCGCTCACGCGGTCGCCGCCCACCTCGGCGCCGTCCCCCTCACCGACGCCGTCACCCTCCTCGCCCAACGCGCCCGCCTCCCCCTTTCCCCCACCGCACGGACACCCTCCACCGACCCCCTCGACTCCTTCGGCCTGACCGGCCGGGAACGCGACGTCCTCCGCCTGGTCTCCGACGGCCGCACCAACCGCCAGATCGCCGAGGTCCTCTTCATCTCGCCGAAGACGGCCAGCGTCCACGTCTCGAACATCCTGTCCAAACTCGACGTCAAGGGCCGCGGCGAGGCGGCGGCCGTGGCTCACCGGCTGCGCTTGTTCCCGCCGGGGGCGGGGGACGGGGTGGTCGCGCGATAATGGCCGTGCCACCAGCCATGGAGGAGCCGCGTGTACCGGATCGAGTTCACCGAGCGCGCCGCGACCCAACGCGACGCACTCCCCGAGGCCAGCCGCAGGCTGCTCGGCCGTGGCATGGCGAAGTTTGCCGAAGCCCCCTTCACGCCGGTGTCACAGGCGGTCGGCGGCGAGGACATCCGCGTGGTGTCCGTCGTGCCCGGGCTGACCGTCCGCTACCTGGTGCACCGGGCCTTCCTGATCCCGCTCTCGCTCGCGTTGCTCGATCAGTCACTCATCGACGAATGGACGAACGGTCGCCCGGCGCGACGCGGCCCGGAAAAGGGAGAACGATGTTCAACGCCTTCGAGGACCTCTTCGCGCCGGGCCGCAAGCACACCCGGGACGAGCAGAACCGGCTGGAGCTGACCCGGGAGGACGTCGGGGACGGTGATCCCGGGCGAGGGCCGATAGACCTCACGTCCGGGAAGGTCGTCGTACGGCCGCCCGAGGCCGAGGAGGAGGCGGAGGCGGCGGAGGAGGAAGCGGAGGACGGGTGACGGGGTTCAGGTCACCTGTAGCTCCAGGATCCGGTCGTCCTCCTTCTCCGGGTCGCCGCGGCCGTCCGTGTTGCTGGTCGTGACCCACAGTTTGTCGCCGCCCGCCGACACCACCGTGCGCAGCCGGCCGTACTCGCCGTCGAGGAAGGCCTGCGGGTCCGCCGAGGCCACCGTGCCCTTCAGCGGGACGCGCCACAGGCGCTGCCCCTTCAGCCCCGCCATCCAGATCGAGCCCTCGGCGTAGGCGATGCCGCTGGGAGAGGCGTCGTCGGTGTGCCACTGGGCTATCGGGTTCTGGAACTTCGTGTCCCCGGACTTGCCCTCCGCCGTCGGCCAGCCGTAGTCGCCGCCGGGCGCGATCGCGTTCAGCTCGTCCCACGTGTCCTGGCCGAACTCCGAGGCGAACAGGCGCTGTTCGGAGTCCCAGGCCAGCCCCTGCACATTGCGATGGCCGTACGAGTACACGGGGGAGTCCGGGAACGGGTTGCCGGCGGCCGGTTCGCCCTCCGGGGTCAGCCGCAGGATCTTGCCGCCGAGGGACTTCTTGTCCTGGGCCAGCCCCCGGTCGCCGCTCTCGCCCGTGCCGACGTAGAGCATCCCGTCCGGGCCGAACGCGATCCGGCCACCGTTGTGGATCATGCCCTTGGGGATGCCCTTGAACACTGTGTCGGGCGCCCCCAGTTGGTCCCCGGCGGGCCGCTTCGCGTCGTAGAGCATGCGGACGATCCGGTTGTCCGAGGCCGAGGTGAAGTAGGCGTAGACCATGTGGTCCGAGGCGTAGTCGGGGGAGAGCGCGAGGCCCAGCAGACCGCCCTCGCCGGCGGCGGAGACGCCCGGCACCTCGCCCAGCTCGGTCTTGCCGCCCGTCTTCTCGTCCACCCGCGTGATCGTCCCCTCGTCACGCGAGGCCACCAGCAGGCCGCCCTCGGGGAGCGGGGCGAGGCCCCAGGGGCTGTCCAGGCCCTCGGCGACCGTACGCACCACCTTGACCGTGCCCTTCGCGGGCGGGGTCTTCTCGGCGGCCGGTGAGGTCTGCGCGGCCGTACCG
The Streptomyces sp. NBC_01485 genome window above contains:
- a CDS encoding PQQ-dependent sugar dehydrogenase gives rise to the protein MIVQRRTVSAVLAVVGASALLVTAGCSAGSSGAGESPGASVSASPGGTAAQTSPAAEKTPPAKGTVKVVRTVAEGLDSPWGLAPLPEGGLLVASRDEGTITRVDEKTGGKTELGEVPGVSAAGEGGLLGLALSPDYASDHMVYAYFTSASDNRIVRMLYDAKRPAGDQLGAPDTVFKGIPKGMIHNGGRIAFGPDGMLYVGTGESGDRGLAQDKKSLGGKILRLTPEGEPAAGNPFPDSPVYSYGHRNVQGLAWDSEQRLFASEFGQDTWDELNAIAPGGDYGWPTAEGKSGDTKFQNPIAQWHTDDASPSGIAYAEGSIWMAGLKGQRLWRVPLKGTVASADPQAFLDGEYGRLRTVVSAGGDKLWVTTSNTDGRGDPEKEDDRILELQVT
- a CDS encoding DUF6191 domain-containing protein; the encoded protein is MFNAFEDLFAPGRKHTRDEQNRLELTREDVGDGDPGRGPIDLTSGKVVVRPPEAEEEAEAAEEEAEDG
- a CDS encoding helix-turn-helix transcriptional regulator, which produces MLAPVQTRSVSPVFVGRADELNTLNAALSRAAAGEPQALLIGGEAGVGKTRLVEEFAAAARRQGAVVALGGCVEIGADGLPFAPFSTALRALRRALPDELAAAATGQEEELARLLPELGETLTARGSGRPEEEGMARLFDLTARLLERVAAGRTLVVALEDLHWADASTRHLLSYLLRTLRTGRLVVLATYRADDIHRRHPLRPLLAELDRLRTVQRLELARFTRAETGRQIAGILAREPGPDQVDAIFERSDGNAFFVEELAVAAHEGCRTGLPDTLRDLLLVRVEALPESAQTVARIVAEGGSTVEYRLLDAVARLTEDDLIEALRAAVGANLLRATPDGDGYRFRHSLVREAVGDDLLPGERARLNRRYAEALQADPTLVPADERVMRLASYWYHAHDPAKALPAVLDASVEARSRRAYSEQLRLLERAMELWEAAPEEVRAALRPVDYTEAYPPCGCDPATTPLRYLDLMAEAAVAGRYCGERERALKITKRALCLLENEDDAPPGSQLRSSRGDPQRAAWFWVQRSRLVHSLGRGSGREELATAQDLVRGMPPNEVHAEVLTHMANWSMVHDPGPEAYQAAERAVEYARMVGARETELNARQILGVFMVDAGHIEAGLAELHEVREQALAEVTPSVALNAYVNLPSELEGIGRSREAVPMLEEGLAFAKLHGPPDSEAWVWGNLAESLLSLGRWDEADRACAAAGRMGQGAAVRGVHATLRAELALARGDLTDVDRQLSSAQGYFSSHEHAPHHLPLIRLAIGLAAAQGRPLDVRAHLARVLDRDFPPGAQRYAWPLLLAAASAEGDARATPAAEPGRADLLDRLRTAAKQLATSAPVWQAHERWVRAELLRAEGRTDPDDWSEVVAAFERLERPYDLARTRHRLAEALLSADGGDDGRDRAAELLRLAHAVAAHLGAVPLTDAVTLLAQRARLPLSPTARTPSTDPLDSFGLTGRERDVLRLVSDGRTNRQIAEVLFISPKTASVHVSNILSKLDVKGRGEAAAVAHRLRLFPPGAGDGVVAR